A stretch of the Kroppenstedtia eburnea genome encodes the following:
- a CDS encoding GntP family permease, producing the protein MSNVGMMILGLVLGIGVLILLVLKTKVHAFPALIIAASITGLVGGMTPPAVIDAITAGFGNTLGSIGLVIGFGVMMGRILEISGAAERLAFTFLKWLGKRKEEWALALTGYVVSIPIFVDSAFVILTPLAKALSSRTGKSVVGLGVALGIGLAATHHAVPPTPGPLGVAGIFKVDVGVMMLWGLIFAIPIIFVGVYYGKWIGKKIYQLPDEEGTGWVRPDQPQTFQKFVEKEEKKNLPSLTRAVLPILVPLILILGNTILSAMDLKGGLYDYLIFLGSPVIAVGVGLLIALYGLFGHLRRSEALDRMEEGIQSAGIILLVTGAGGALGEVLRESGAGDEIAKLIAQTALPGILLPFFVATIVRLIQGSGTVAMITAASISAPILASMDVNMALAAQAAALGAMIFSYFNDSLFWVVNRMLGIRNVKEQILTWSVPTTLAWAVSLVMLVVANLIVG; encoded by the coding sequence ATGAGTAATGTAGGCATGATGATATTGGGTCTGGTGCTGGGAATCGGGGTTTTGATTCTTTTGGTCCTGAAAACCAAGGTTCACGCTTTTCCCGCCTTGATCATCGCGGCTTCGATCACCGGATTGGTCGGGGGCATGACGCCCCCGGCAGTGATTGATGCGATCACCGCCGGTTTTGGCAATACCTTGGGATCGATCGGTCTCGTCATCGGATTCGGAGTGATGATGGGGCGGATTCTGGAGATTTCCGGTGCGGCGGAGCGATTGGCCTTCACTTTTCTGAAATGGTTGGGAAAACGGAAGGAAGAGTGGGCTTTGGCCCTGACCGGGTACGTGGTGTCGATCCCTATTTTTGTGGACTCTGCCTTCGTTATTTTAACGCCTCTTGCGAAAGCGCTTTCCAGCAGGACCGGAAAGTCCGTGGTCGGGTTGGGTGTGGCCCTGGGGATCGGTCTGGCGGCCACCCACCACGCGGTTCCTCCGACTCCGGGACCTTTGGGAGTGGCCGGGATCTTCAAGGTGGACGTCGGGGTGATGATGCTCTGGGGATTGATCTTTGCCATTCCGATTATCTTTGTGGGTGTTTACTACGGAAAATGGATCGGTAAAAAGATCTACCAATTGCCGGATGAAGAGGGCACCGGTTGGGTACGGCCGGATCAGCCCCAAACCTTCCAGAAGTTTGTCGAGAAAGAGGAGAAGAAAAATCTCCCCTCACTGACCCGGGCGGTGTTGCCCATCCTGGTTCCTCTGATCCTGATTTTGGGCAATACGATCTTGTCGGCCATGGATCTGAAAGGCGGACTCTATGACTACCTCATCTTCCTGGGTTCCCCGGTGATCGCCGTCGGAGTGGGTCTCCTCATCGCCCTGTACGGGTTGTTTGGCCACCTTCGCCGTTCCGAGGCCCTGGACCGGATGGAAGAAGGGATCCAGTCCGCCGGGATCATCCTGCTGGTGACAGGTGCCGGCGGCGCTTTGGGGGAAGTGTTGCGGGAAAGCGGGGCCGGGGATGAGATTGCCAAACTGATCGCTCAAACCGCGCTTCCGGGAATTTTGTTGCCATTCTTCGTGGCCACGATTGTCCGCCTGATCCAGGGAAGCGGCACCGTGGCCATGATCACCGCTGCCTCCATCTCGGCACCGATCCTCGCCAGTATGGATGTGAACATGGCCCTTGCCGCTCAGGCGGCCGCCCTGGGAGCGATGATCTTCTCCTACTTCAACGACAGTCTGTTCTGGGTCGTCAACCGGATGTTGGGAATCCGCAATGTGAAAGAACAGATTTTGACCTGGTCTGTTCCCACCACACTTGCCTGGGCGGTTTCGCTGGTGATGCTGGTGGTGGCCAACCTGATTGTCGGCTGA
- a CDS encoding right-handed parallel beta-helix repeat-containing protein — translation MKVKVFWAFVASAILVTCYTLYPHELAKEHGADKYIYVSPAGDDRNPGTKSQPLRTLQQASREATAGATVLVRSGVYHEGLHVKHSGTAAKPITFKNYKNEKVVISGKNQKEPEEETALIHVMDKEYITIQGFTIEDLSTSVADATVMGIYVSGTGSHIKIKGNHVRRIETKVEDGNAHGIAVYGTGEMKDIQISDNTIEKLKLGFSESLVLNGDIDGFIIANNIVRQNDNIGIDLIGHEGTAAQNDYVRNGIVEHNIVYNNSSYGNPSYGDDYSAGGIYVDGGSDITIRKNKVHHNDIGIEATSEHKGKYAKKIRITGNEVYDNAFTGISIGGYDDRRGGTMNSTISHNTIYHNDTKGLDGGQLLFQQDTKKNRIEHNILTASDSRLFLVNDSGLNRGNRLTQNVYHKEEGKAGIWIWEGKEFRNFTAYQNSTGHDVDSEYRTLH, via the coding sequence ATGAAAGTAAAGGTTTTTTGGGCGTTTGTTGCTTCCGCCATTCTTGTTACATGTTATACCTTATACCCTCACGAGTTAGCAAAAGAACATGGAGCCGATAAATACATCTATGTTTCTCCCGCCGGGGATGACCGGAACCCGGGGACAAAGTCGCAGCCATTGCGTACGTTGCAACAGGCATCCAGAGAGGCGACTGCCGGAGCCACCGTGCTGGTGCGGAGCGGAGTTTATCATGAAGGGCTTCATGTGAAACACAGTGGAACCGCCGCAAAGCCGATTACATTCAAAAATTACAAGAATGAAAAGGTCGTCATCAGTGGCAAAAATCAAAAAGAACCGGAAGAAGAAACCGCTCTGATCCATGTGATGGATAAAGAATACATCACCATTCAGGGGTTTACCATCGAGGACTTATCCACTTCAGTGGCTGATGCCACCGTGATGGGGATTTACGTCTCGGGTACCGGCAGCCATATCAAGATCAAAGGAAACCATGTCCGTCGGATTGAAACGAAAGTGGAGGATGGAAATGCACATGGAATTGCCGTTTATGGTACTGGCGAAATGAAAGATATTCAAATATCGGACAACACCATCGAGAAATTAAAACTGGGTTTCAGCGAATCTCTCGTGTTAAACGGGGATATCGATGGTTTTATCATCGCGAATAATATCGTCCGCCAAAATGATAATATCGGAATTGATCTGATCGGGCATGAAGGAACAGCTGCACAAAATGACTATGTGAGAAATGGGATCGTGGAACATAACATCGTTTATAACAACTCTTCTTATGGGAATCCATCTTATGGAGATGACTATTCCGCCGGGGGGATCTATGTGGATGGCGGAAGTGACATCACGATCCGAAAAAACAAAGTCCATCATAATGATATAGGCATTGAGGCCACCTCCGAACATAAAGGAAAATATGCAAAAAAGATTCGTATCACCGGTAACGAAGTGTATGACAATGCATTTACCGGCATATCCATCGGGGGTTACGATGACCGACGCGGCGGAACCATGAATTCAACGATCTCCCATAATACCATCTATCATAATGATACCAAGGGACTGGACGGTGGACAGCTGCTGTTCCAGCAGGATACGAAAAAAAACCGAATCGAACACAATATACTGACTGCGAGCGATTCCCGCCTATTTTTGGTGAATGATTCCGGTTTAAACAGAGGGAATCGACTGACACAAAATGTTTATCACAAAGAAGAAGGAAAGGCGGGAATATGGATTTGGGAAGGGAAAGAATTCAGGAATTTTACTGCATATCAGAACAGCACAGGTCATGATGTGGATTCTGAATATAGGACCCTGCATTGA
- a CDS encoding Ger(x)C family spore germination protein, translated as MSRPGKWLIMIASMFLLSGCWDTRFLKDARLASMLGMDHTPRGLRGTAVIREVSLKQGGPQPVNLTVHTWGKTPEELRERADLRVNKRFDPSKNRTLVIGEELARKDIYPLLDLYYRDPRSALNANIAVCKGKAEDLLKIGQVGDTLIGKFTDELIRSTEELTQTPMVNLQSICPLMFDPGKDFALPYLITEADGIDGKKNVVVGGVAMFHGHHMTGTLTPEETKLYLLLQGKKRETARLILPVTPKPTNISSYITLDVQDAKKKIDVRVRRDDTIDVFLHLHLTAKVNEFPRDQLAKPGTVQKLNRTLSRTLTEQSSRVLSKMKQARFDGFGVGREIMAHTPENWHGDQWWTKTYPKVRFHPRVEVEIVEHGIIY; from the coding sequence ATGAGCAGACCGGGAAAATGGTTGATCATGATCGCGTCGATGTTCCTTTTGTCCGGATGTTGGGACACCCGGTTCTTGAAGGATGCCCGTCTGGCCAGCATGCTCGGCATGGACCACACCCCCCGGGGTCTTCGGGGCACAGCGGTGATCCGGGAAGTCTCCTTAAAACAGGGGGGGCCACAGCCTGTCAATCTGACCGTTCACACCTGGGGAAAAACCCCCGAGGAGCTCCGGGAAAGAGCCGACCTACGGGTAAACAAGCGTTTTGATCCTTCCAAAAACCGGACCCTTGTCATCGGGGAAGAACTGGCCCGGAAGGACATCTACCCCCTGTTGGACCTCTATTACCGGGACCCGAGGAGTGCCCTGAATGCTAATATCGCCGTTTGCAAAGGGAAAGCGGAGGACCTTTTGAAAATCGGCCAAGTGGGTGATACCCTGATCGGAAAGTTCACCGATGAACTGATCCGGTCCACCGAGGAGCTGACACAGACCCCGATGGTCAACCTTCAAAGTATCTGCCCCTTGATGTTCGACCCGGGAAAAGATTTCGCCCTCCCCTATCTGATCACCGAGGCTGACGGTATCGACGGGAAGAAAAATGTGGTCGTCGGGGGCGTCGCCATGTTTCACGGACATCATATGACCGGAACCCTGACACCCGAGGAGACCAAATTGTACTTGTTACTCCAGGGAAAGAAAAGGGAAACCGCCCGACTGATCCTGCCCGTCACACCGAAACCGACAAATATCTCTTCCTATATCACCCTGGATGTCCAAGACGCAAAGAAGAAGATCGATGTTCGTGTCCGCCGGGACGACACCATCGATGTCTTTCTCCATCTGCACTTGACCGCAAAGGTGAATGAATTCCCACGGGATCAGTTGGCCAAACCGGGAACCGTCCAAAAACTGAACCGAACTCTGTCCCGGACTTTGACTGAACAATCCTCCCGCGTCCTTTCCAAAATGAAACAGGCCCGCTTTGACGGTTTCGGGGTGGGACGGGAGATCATGGCCCACACTCCGGAAAATTGGCACGGAGATCAGTGGTGGACGAAAACCTATCCCAAGGTGCGGTTTCATCCCCGGGTGGAGGTGGAAATTGTGGAGCACGGCATCATTTATTGA
- a CDS encoding GerAB/ArcD/ProY family transporter, producing MEKRFPPPHDNLKSIRQALFHTQDLTTRELSRNGRDALLVYLHTLADGEKIREGILDPLLSTEDKPVMEVITSAQIKKEADLNRVNSGLLLGQVVLLLEGVQECFLIETPSLFKPNISEPDNEKVIRGSHVGFVETLSVNLHLIRKRTENRHLTVRYLTIGKMTQTKIALVYMHNLVNPDLMKEIEKRLHSIQADTLLSPGFIEEYIEEKSFSPFPQMLNTEWPDRVMGHLMEGRVALLAEGSPTALIAPVTFNAFYQSPDDYNSRTVVASFMRVIRFISFFTAILLPAFYISVVAFHFEVIPVELVFPMKSSVETVPFTPLLEALLLELTVELIREGGIRLPSPVGQTLGIVGGLVIGESAVQAGLVSNTMVIVVALTALSSFVIPSHGMGASIRFLRFPFMFLSATFGFLGICFGLLYLLIHLAKLSPFGTPYFSPATPLRLRDMKDTLIRLPIWKLNRRPVDAEPQKLTQERYSRSGNMAENKVSITQGQFLSLILHTQFATSPLSLPYAVATPAKADGWIAVLLCGVGVQIALLLLWALNRRFPSRDLFDFLPRLLGKLPGKVVTAGYIIFFTLTGSTILILYFGIIHSWMLPTTPKWAILGLMVLAGMQLVSGNLRIMARLYLFMSGLILLLVLSVSLVYLDPYTEVNVHYVMPIGQIAGFMNLLKGAHESVFALLGFELILVVYPFVEGSATGKLKAASLANWISTLLYSFLTLTVMLALSPVEMSLIPEPLIYMLKAFTYRLVERPDLYFLSLWSILAFSSFSTYVYLASLGTARLLNRSFHRKWVIGICLAGYVLALLPQGQHVVDTWIQIVTWSSYGFILGLPLLLLLISILAGKKEERGVTP from the coding sequence ATGGAGAAACGCTTTCCCCCTCCCCATGACAATCTGAAGTCCATCCGGCAAGCCCTGTTTCACACCCAGGACCTGACCACCCGGGAACTCTCCCGCAACGGACGGGATGCTCTTCTCGTCTACCTCCACACACTGGCCGACGGGGAGAAGATCCGTGAAGGCATCCTCGATCCGCTCTTATCCACAGAAGATAAACCGGTGATGGAGGTGATCACGTCTGCCCAGATCAAAAAAGAGGCGGATCTGAATCGGGTCAACAGCGGTTTGTTGCTGGGTCAGGTGGTTCTTTTGCTGGAAGGGGTGCAAGAGTGCTTTCTGATTGAGACACCCAGCTTGTTCAAACCGAACATCAGCGAACCGGACAACGAAAAGGTGATCCGGGGTTCCCATGTGGGATTTGTGGAGACCCTGTCGGTCAATCTCCACCTGATCCGCAAGCGGACGGAAAACCGGCACCTGACGGTGAGATACCTCACCATCGGCAAGATGACCCAAACGAAGATCGCCCTGGTCTACATGCACAACCTGGTCAACCCCGACTTGATGAAAGAGATCGAGAAAAGACTTCATTCCATTCAGGCGGATACCCTTCTCTCCCCCGGGTTTATAGAGGAGTATATCGAGGAAAAATCCTTTTCCCCTTTTCCACAAATGCTCAACACCGAATGGCCGGACCGGGTGATGGGACACCTGATGGAAGGGAGAGTGGCCCTGTTGGCCGAGGGGAGTCCCACGGCCCTGATCGCACCTGTCACCTTCAATGCATTTTACCAGTCTCCCGATGACTACAATTCCCGCACGGTGGTCGCCTCATTTATGCGGGTGATCCGTTTTATCAGCTTTTTTACGGCAATCCTGCTTCCCGCCTTCTATATTTCAGTGGTTGCCTTTCATTTTGAAGTGATTCCCGTGGAACTGGTGTTTCCCATGAAAAGCAGTGTGGAAACCGTCCCCTTCACCCCTCTCCTGGAAGCGCTCCTGCTGGAATTGACAGTGGAACTGATCCGGGAGGGCGGAATTCGACTGCCATCCCCGGTGGGGCAAACCCTCGGCATCGTGGGCGGTCTGGTCATTGGAGAATCCGCGGTGCAGGCCGGCCTCGTCTCCAACACCATGGTGATCGTTGTCGCCTTGACTGCTCTTTCCTCTTTTGTCATACCTTCCCACGGGATGGGAGCTTCGATCCGTTTTCTTCGTTTCCCCTTTATGTTCCTGTCCGCCACCTTCGGTTTCCTGGGAATCTGTTTTGGTTTGTTGTACCTGCTGATCCACCTGGCCAAACTGTCACCCTTCGGAACACCCTATTTCTCCCCGGCCACGCCGCTCCGGTTGCGGGACATGAAGGATACGCTGATCCGGCTGCCGATCTGGAAACTGAACAGACGACCGGTGGATGCCGAACCCCAAAAGTTGACCCAAGAACGATATTCAAGGTCTGGAAACATGGCCGAAAATAAAGTGAGTATCACTCAGGGACAATTTCTTTCCCTGATCCTCCATACCCAATTCGCAACCTCCCCCCTTTCTCTTCCTTATGCCGTGGCGACGCCCGCCAAGGCAGACGGTTGGATCGCCGTTCTGCTATGTGGTGTCGGAGTTCAGATTGCACTGCTGCTCCTGTGGGCCCTGAACCGGCGATTTCCATCCCGGGATCTGTTCGATTTTCTCCCCCGGTTGCTGGGGAAGTTGCCGGGCAAAGTCGTCACAGCGGGTTATATTATATTTTTCACTCTGACCGGGTCAACCATCCTGATTCTCTATTTTGGCATCATCCACAGCTGGATGCTGCCCACCACCCCGAAATGGGCCATTCTGGGATTGATGGTGCTGGCCGGGATGCAACTGGTTTCCGGTAATCTTCGGATCATGGCCCGGCTGTATCTCTTCATGTCCGGGCTGATCCTCCTGCTGGTCTTGTCCGTTTCTCTGGTTTATCTGGATCCCTACACGGAAGTGAATGTCCATTACGTCATGCCGATCGGACAGATCGCCGGCTTTATGAATCTGTTGAAGGGGGCCCACGAAAGCGTGTTTGCCTTGTTGGGATTTGAATTGATCCTGGTGGTTTACCCCTTTGTGGAGGGAAGTGCGACGGGAAAACTGAAGGCGGCCTCCCTTGCCAACTGGATCTCCACCCTGCTCTACTCCTTTCTGACCTTGACTGTCATGTTGGCTCTCAGCCCGGTGGAGATGTCTCTGATACCGGAACCGTTGATCTATATGTTGAAGGCTTTCACCTATCGGCTGGTGGAGCGACCGGACCTCTACTTTCTCTCCCTCTGGTCCATCTTGGCCTTCTCCTCCTTCTCCACCTATGTATACCTGGCATCCCTTGGGACCGCCCGTCTCCTGAACCGATCCTTTCACCGAAAATGGGTGATCGGGATCTGCCTGGCTGGCTACGTTTTGGCCCTGCTTCCCCAAGGCCAGCACGTGGTGGACACATGGATCCAAATCGTCACATGGAGCAGCTACGGTTTTATCCTCGGTCTTCCCCTGCTTCTCTTGCTGATCTCCATCCTCGCCGGGAAAAAGGAAGAGCGCGGGGTGACCCCATGA
- the sufC gene encoding Fe-S cluster assembly ATPase SufC, with amino-acid sequence MPTKPKLTINDLHVSIEDKEILKGVNLEVKGGEIHAIMGPNGTGKSTLAQALMGHPRYEVTGGSVSLDGEDLLEMEVDERARKGLFLAMQYPSEISGVTNSDFLRSAVNARRGEGNELSIMKFIKQLDKKMDQLGMDESFASRYLNEGFSGGEKKRNEILQMMMLEPRITILDEIDSGLDIDALKVVAEGVNSMRSPQAGFLIITHYQRLLNYVKPDFVHVVMKGRIVKSGGPELAERLEAEGYDWVKEELGIEDETVESQS; translated from the coding sequence ATGCCGACAAAACCCAAACTCACAATAAACGATCTGCACGTTTCCATCGAGGATAAGGAGATCCTCAAGGGTGTGAACCTGGAAGTGAAGGGCGGCGAGATTCACGCCATCATGGGCCCCAACGGAACAGGAAAAAGCACCTTGGCCCAGGCCCTGATGGGTCATCCCCGCTATGAAGTGACCGGGGGAAGCGTCAGCCTGGACGGGGAGGACCTGCTGGAGATGGAAGTGGATGAACGTGCCCGTAAGGGATTGTTCCTCGCCATGCAGTATCCCAGCGAGATCAGCGGGGTGACCAATTCCGACTTTTTGCGCAGTGCCGTGAACGCCCGGCGGGGTGAAGGGAACGAGTTGTCCATCATGAAATTCATCAAACAGCTGGATAAAAAGATGGATCAGCTGGGGATGGATGAATCTTTTGCCAGCCGTTACCTGAATGAAGGTTTCTCCGGCGGTGAAAAGAAACGGAACGAAATCCTGCAGATGATGATGTTGGAGCCGCGCATCACCATTCTGGATGAGATCGACTCCGGTCTGGATATCGATGCTCTCAAAGTGGTGGCGGAGGGTGTCAACTCCATGCGCAGTCCCCAAGCCGGCTTCCTGATCATCACCCACTACCAACGTCTGCTGAACTATGTCAAACCCGATTTTGTCCATGTGGTGATGAAAGGACGGATCGTAAAATCCGGCGGACCGGAGTTGGCGGAGCGTCTGGAAGCGGAAGGTTACGACTGGGTGAAAGAAGAGTTGGGCATCGAAGACGAAACAGTCGAGAGCCAGTCGTGA
- the sufD gene encoding Fe-S cluster assembly protein SufD, producing the protein MNVDTGQRFDRETIIQLSQSQQEPDWMLQRRLSAWEQVDQLPLPKPEKTRIDRWNFTDFQPIQKEEGLASPEELPEELRSYISGDETDNLFIQKNSSPVYCRLPGELSAKGVLFTDLPTAVRNHGELVRKYFMTDGVKPDEHKLTALHAAWVSGGLFLYVPKDVAVEIPFQALFWTQGSGIGTFPHLLVVAEAGSDVNVVANFISDSDTEAVINGVVEVFAGDNSRVRIASLHTHGQGVTEANYRRTVVGRDADLEWIVGDLNSGKTLSDNTTQMNGSGGNARIKGITVGAGDERSNITATVNHWGTHTESDITVRGVMKDQAQTILNGITKIEKGARKANGVQAEKVLMLSGEARGDANPILLIDENDVQAGHAASVGRIDPIQMFYLMSRGLTRREAERLLIFGFVGPVLDTIPFESLRERISSVIERKLG; encoded by the coding sequence ATGAACGTGGATACCGGACAACGATTTGATCGCGAGACCATCATCCAACTCTCCCAGTCCCAGCAAGAACCCGATTGGATGCTCCAACGCCGCCTGAGCGCATGGGAACAGGTGGATCAACTTCCGCTCCCCAAACCGGAAAAGACACGGATCGACCGCTGGAATTTCACCGACTTCCAACCGATTCAAAAGGAAGAAGGATTGGCTTCACCGGAAGAATTGCCGGAGGAGCTCCGTTCCTATATCTCCGGAGATGAGACGGACAATCTGTTTATCCAGAAAAACTCGAGCCCGGTCTATTGCCGCTTGCCCGGGGAACTTTCGGCCAAGGGAGTTCTCTTCACGGACCTGCCCACGGCTGTCCGCAATCACGGGGAATTGGTCCGGAAATATTTTATGACGGACGGGGTCAAGCCGGATGAGCATAAACTGACCGCCCTTCACGCCGCATGGGTCAGCGGTGGACTCTTCCTGTATGTGCCGAAGGATGTGGCGGTGGAGATTCCCTTCCAAGCCCTCTTCTGGACTCAGGGAAGCGGGATCGGAACCTTCCCCCACCTGTTGGTGGTGGCGGAGGCGGGCAGTGACGTCAATGTGGTGGCCAACTTTATCTCCGATTCCGACACGGAGGCTGTCATCAATGGGGTGGTGGAGGTGTTTGCCGGCGACAACAGCCGGGTGCGGATCGCTTCCCTCCACACCCATGGCCAGGGAGTGACGGAGGCCAATTACCGACGGACGGTGGTCGGCCGGGATGCGGATCTGGAATGGATCGTCGGCGATCTGAACTCGGGCAAAACCCTCTCCGACAACACCACTCAAATGAATGGGTCCGGCGGGAATGCCCGGATCAAGGGCATCACCGTCGGCGCCGGTGATGAGCGCTCCAACATCACCGCCACGGTGAACCACTGGGGCACCCACACCGAGAGCGACATCACGGTGCGGGGTGTGATGAAGGATCAGGCACAGACGATCCTGAACGGGATCACCAAGATTGAAAAGGGGGCCCGCAAGGCCAACGGGGTTCAGGCGGAAAAAGTGTTGATGCTGAGCGGGGAAGCCCGTGGGGATGCCAACCCGATCCTCCTGATCGATGAAAACGATGTGCAAGCGGGTCATGCGGCCAGTGTGGGCCGGATCGATCCGATCCAGATGTTCTACCTGATGTCCCGGGGACTCACCCGTCGGGAAGCGGAACGTCTGCTCATCTTCGGTTTTGTCGGTCCGGTCCTGGATACGATCCCCTTTGAATCCCTGCGCGAACGGATCAGCAGTGTGATTGAAAGGAAACTGGGCTGA